Part of the Halobaculum halobium genome, CATTCACCGTGATGCGCGACGTGCTGTACCACATCGCGCTGCCGATACTGAGCCTCACGTTCATCGGATGGGTCGGGTCCATGCTCATCATGCGCCCGACGATGAACCAGGTCACCGACGAGGGCTACGTGTTCCTCGCACGCGCCAAAGGGCTCTCGGAGCGCACGGTGATGATCAAACACGCCGCGCGAAACGCGCTCATCCCGGTCGCGACCGGCGCGGTCGTCGGACTGGCGTTCCTCATCGACGGCTCGATCATCATCGAGAACGTGTTCAACTGGCCCGGGATGGGACAGATCATCGTCACCTCGGTGCTCAACCGGGACTTCCCGGTCGCACAGGCCACGTTCTTCCTGTTGGCCGTGCTGGTCGTCATCATGCGGCTGCTCACCGACGTGGTGTACACGTACCTCGACCCCCGGATCAAGTTCGGGGAGGGTGAATAATGGCAACCGGACAAGGAGACACCGACACCGACGGCGAATCGTACACGCGGCGCTTTGAGCCGCGGATTGAGCGACTCAAGCGAGGCTGGAGCAGATACACCGAGCACAACATCGGGATCCTCGGACTCGTCATCCTCGCGATATTCAGCCTGTGGGCGGTAGTTCCGGGCGTGTTCGCCCCGCACTCTCCGGACTGGATCGCCTACCTGGGGGAACCGCCCATCCAGAGCCGGCTCTCGGCCGAACAGGTCCGGTCGCTCCCGCACCCGCCGGCGTTCGGCGACCCGTTCTTCGCTCCGCTGGGGACGAACGCGAACGGGAACGGGATCCTCTCGCTCGTGATCTACTCGGCGAGCAACGCCATGTACATCGGGCTGGCCGCCGGCCTGCTGTCCAGCCTCGTGGGCGTTCCGCTGGGCCTGATCTCGGGGTTCTACGGCGACACGTGGATCGACGAGGCGATCCAGCGGTTCGTCGACATCATGTACGGCCTGCCGTTCCTGCCGTTCCTGATCGTGCTCGTCGCCATCCGCGGGATCACGACGACGAACATCATCATCGGCATCGCGGTCACCTCCTGGCTCAACAACTGCATCACGATCCGTGGGGAGACGCTCTCGCTGAAGGAGCGCTCGTACGTCGAGTCCGCGAAGGTCGCCGGGGCCTCCGACACGCGGATCATCTTCCGGCACATCATGCCGAACGTCCTCCCCATCTCGTTCGTGTTCCTCGCGCAAGACGCCGCGGGCGCGGTCATCGCGCAGGCGTCGCTGGCGTACCTCGGCCTGGCGGACTTCACCGCCAACTCCTGGGGGATCATGTTGGAGAACATCAAGTCCCAGGGGTACATCTTCGACGCCTGGTGGTGGCTGCTGCCGCCGGGCATCGCACTGATGCTGATGGCCGCATCGTTCTACTTCATCGGCTTCTCGATGGAGGACGTGACCAACCCGCAGCGGTGATCTGATATTCAATGACACTACTGGAAGTAAACGACCTCTCGATCCGATACGCGGTCGACGACGGCTCGTCGGTCCACGCCAGCGACGACGTGAGCTTCTCGGTCGAACCCGGGGAGACCTACGGGCTCGTCGGCGAGTCCGGCTGCGGAAAGACGACGCTGGCGAAGAGCCTCGTCCACCTGCTCGACGACAACGGGTACATCGAAGACGGGGAGGTGTGGTTCGAGACGACGCTCCCCCAGTGGGCCGACGAGAACGGCGACCCCAAACAGTCGGTCATCGACGACCCGGACAAACCCGTTCGGGCGGACGGAAAGACGGATCTGGCGCAGCTCGACAGCAAGCAGATCCGCGACATCCGCTGGCGCGACATCGCCATCATCCCGCAGTCGGCGATGAACGCGCTCAACCCGGTGTACAAAGTCGGTGACCAGATCGTCGAGGCGATCCTCAGACACGAACCGGAGACGACCGCCGAGGAGGCGGACGACCGTGCCCGCGACCTGCTCGAACGGGTCGGCATCGAGCCCGACCGCGCGGACGACTACGCACACCAGTTCTCGGGCGGGATGAAACAGCGGGCGGTCATCGCGATGGCGATGGCCTGCAGCCCGGACCTGCTGATCGCCGACGAGCCGACGACCGCGCTCGACGTGATCATCCAGGACCGCATCCTCGAGGAACTGGAAGCGCTCCAAGAGGAGTTCGGTGTCTCTATACTCGTCATCAGCCACGACATCTCGGTGATGGCGGAGATCTGCGACCGGATGGCCGTCATGTACGGCGGGAAGGTCATGGAGTCGGGACGCACCGAGGACATCTTCGGCGAGACGGCGAACCCGTACACGCTCGGGCTGAAGAACTCCTTCCCGACGATCACCTCGGCGGATCAGGACCTCGTCTCAATCCCCGGCACACCGCCGACGCTGCGTGACCCCGAGGAAGGCTGTCGCTTCCGCGACCGGTGTCCGTTCGCCGTCGAGGAGTGCCACGCCGCACACCCGCCGATGTACGACGTTGCCACCGCAGAGACCGAGGGCAGGGCCGTCGAGTCGACCGACCGACGGGCGCACCAGACGGCTTGCTACCGAATCGACGACCTCGAACAACTCCGAACCGACGCACTCAACGAATCCACATGGACCGATCAGACGATCGAGAACCGCTAGTAGAGCTCGAGGGGCTGCAGAAGCACTTCGACCAGTCACAGGGCATCGTCGACACCGTCCTGGGACGCGAGCCGCAGCCGGTCCGCGCCGTCGACGGCGTGTCGCTCGACATCTACCGGGGCGACACCGTCGGCATCGCCGGCGAGTCGGGGTGCGGCAAGACCACCCTCGGGAAGCTGCTGGTGAAGCTGTACGAGCCCACGGAGGGCTCGATCCGCTTCGACGGCGAGGAGATCACCGGCATGACCCGCGAGGACGAACGCGAGTTCCGCAAGCGGGTCCAGATGATCTTCCAGGACCCCTTCGAGTCGCTCAATCCGCGGATGACGGTGTACGACACCGTCTCCGAACCGCTCAAGATCAACGAGATGGTGGACGGATACGACGAGCGGCGCGCGCGCGTCAAACAAGTGCTCGAGGACGTCGGGCTGGGGCCCGCAGAGGTATACCTCGACGCGTTCCCCGACGAACTGTCCGGCGGCGAGCGACAGCGGGTCGCGATCGCCCGGGCGCTCGTCGTCGACCCGGACTTCGTCGTCTGCGACGAGCCGGTATCGATGCTCGACGTGTCCATCCGCGCGGGCGTGTTGAACCTGATGCAGGAACTGCAGGACGAGTACGACCTCACCTACCTGTTCATCAGCCACGACCTCTCGCTCATCCGGTACATGTGCGATCGCGCCGGGATCATGTATCTCGGCAACATGGTCGAGCAGGGCCCCACCGACGACGTCATCGACGATCCCAAACACCCGTACACGGAGGCGCTGTTCGACGCGGTTCCGGACGTGGAACTGGGAGACGATCGCCGTCGCGCCAACGCCACCGGCGAGGTGCCCTCGCCCCGGAATCCACCGAGCGGCTGCCGCTACCATCCGCGGTGTGCCCACATCATCCCTCCGGACGGCTGGGGCGGAAGCCAGGAGGCGTTCCGACGGTCCTTCCAGTACAAGTTGAAGCTCGAACGGGGAGACCTCGATGCCGACGCTGTGCGCGACGACGGCGGCGAGCCGGTGCAGTCGCTCATCGAGCACGGACTGACGCTCGACGTGCCCGAGGAGTACCGCAGGGAGTCGGAGGTCGAGAGCGGCGGCCATCGGGTCTCCGTCTCGTCGCTCGATCTGCCGGGTGACGCCCGCAGCGCGCTCGAGGAGTCAGCGCAGGCGCTGCTCGATGGCGACGCCGAGACGGCCGTCGCCGCGCTCGACGACGTCATCACGACGCCGTGTGCCTCCCGGGAACCGCGACCGCTCCCGTCGGGCACGCGCGAGGTCGCGTGTCACCGGTACGAGGACGGGAGCGGCGAGGCGATCGGCGGGTCGGACAGCCGGCTCAACGCGGCCCCCGCGGAGGACTGACGGTGGTCAGGCCCCCGCGAACCCAGCGCGCCCTCCTCGCCGCCCTCGCGGTCGTGCTCGTCGTCAGCGCCGCCGCGTTCGTCGCGACAGCGAGCGCGCAGCTGGCGTGGCAACAGCGCGACAGCATCGATTTCCAGCCCACTGACTACGAGCTCGTCGACGACGACGATCCGCGGCTCCGAGTGAGTCTCGAGGTGACGAACCCGACGAGCGTCGACGCACAATTCCGCGTCGGTTCGGTGGTCGTGTACGACGGCGATCCCGCAGAGGGCGCGGCGTTGTCGGTTCCCCG contains:
- a CDS encoding ABC transporter permease, coding for MATGQGDTDTDGESYTRRFEPRIERLKRGWSRYTEHNIGILGLVILAIFSLWAVVPGVFAPHSPDWIAYLGEPPIQSRLSAEQVRSLPHPPAFGDPFFAPLGTNANGNGILSLVIYSASNAMYIGLAAGLLSSLVGVPLGLISGFYGDTWIDEAIQRFVDIMYGLPFLPFLIVLVAIRGITTTNIIIGIAVTSWLNNCITIRGETLSLKERSYVESAKVAGASDTRIIFRHIMPNVLPISFVFLAQDAAGAVIAQASLAYLGLADFTANSWGIMLENIKSQGYIFDAWWWLLPPGIALMLMAASFYFIGFSMEDVTNPQR
- a CDS encoding ABC transporter ATP-binding protein; protein product: MDRSDDREPLVELEGLQKHFDQSQGIVDTVLGREPQPVRAVDGVSLDIYRGDTVGIAGESGCGKTTLGKLLVKLYEPTEGSIRFDGEEITGMTREDEREFRKRVQMIFQDPFESLNPRMTVYDTVSEPLKINEMVDGYDERRARVKQVLEDVGLGPAEVYLDAFPDELSGGERQRVAIARALVVDPDFVVCDEPVSMLDVSIRAGVLNLMQELQDEYDLTYLFISHDLSLIRYMCDRAGIMYLGNMVEQGPTDDVIDDPKHPYTEALFDAVPDVELGDDRRRANATGEVPSPRNPPSGCRYHPRCAHIIPPDGWGGSQEAFRRSFQYKLKLERGDLDADAVRDDGGEPVQSLIEHGLTLDVPEEYRRESEVESGGHRVSVSSLDLPGDARSALEESAQALLDGDAETAVAALDDVITTPCASREPRPLPSGTREVACHRYEDGSGEAIGGSDSRLNAAPAED
- a CDS encoding ABC transporter ATP-binding protein, which produces MTLLEVNDLSIRYAVDDGSSVHASDDVSFSVEPGETYGLVGESGCGKTTLAKSLVHLLDDNGYIEDGEVWFETTLPQWADENGDPKQSVIDDPDKPVRADGKTDLAQLDSKQIRDIRWRDIAIIPQSAMNALNPVYKVGDQIVEAILRHEPETTAEEADDRARDLLERVGIEPDRADDYAHQFSGGMKQRAVIAMAMACSPDLLIADEPTTALDVIIQDRILEELEALQEEFGVSILVISHDISVMAEICDRMAVMYGGKVMESGRTEDIFGETANPYTLGLKNSFPTITSADQDLVSIPGTPPTLRDPEEGCRFRDRCPFAVEECHAAHPPMYDVATAETEGRAVESTDRRAHQTACYRIDDLEQLRTDALNESTWTDQTIENR